Part of the Methanobrevibacter boviskoreani JH1 genome is shown below.
GGGAATGCAACAAATATAAGTCCAGAACCTTGTGTAATTACTTGGTCTATTGGAACACCTTGACTAAGTGACATAAATCCGAGGATTGAAAATACTCCAATAGCTGTAAAGAATTCAAATCCACAATTTGATATTGCAACGATTGCTCCATTTTTAATAAGCTGTGAATCTTCCGGTAGGTAACTTGAATATGTAGATACTACACCCCAACCTAAACTTAATGAGAATAATATTTGTCCTGCAGCTGCAAGCCATATATTCGGATCAAACAATGCATCCCATTTTGGAGTAAGTAATGTCTGTATTCCAATATATGATCCAGGTAAACTTACACCATAAATAATTACAATAGCCATGATTCCCATAAGTGCTGGAATCAAGACTTTACTGAATTTTCCAATACCATTATTTAAGTTTTGGTGTGAAATGTACCAGATTATTACCCATAATACAAGTAAGGATATTACAATTGGCCATATAACAGTAGAAAGTCCTGAAATTGATGTGGTACTATGGAGTAATGTGTTAGTGTAAAAATTACCGGGATTAGTTCCCCATCCTTTTGAGAAACTTAAAAGGAAATAGATTAAATCCCATGCAATAATAACTATATAATAACATAGAATCAGGAAGGAGGTTAAGCATATGAACCAACCAACAACTTCCAACTTACTCTTAACCTTTTTAAACATATTTGGTACAGAGGTTTTAAATTCAAAACCTACTGCATATTCTAAATATAAATAAGGTAAGGCCATAAGAAGAATAGAGATTAAGTAAGGTATAAGGAATGCCCCTCCACCATTTGAATATACTACATATGGATATCTCCATATATTACCAAGTCCAATAGCAGATCCAATCATCGCCATAATAAAGGATAATGTACTGTCCCATTGGCAAACTTTTTGATTTTGACTAGCCATCTTTATTTCACCTATGATGAATAAGATTTATAATTTAAATCATAATTATTATTAAAAAAAGAATTGGATTAAAAATCTTAAAAAATATTGATTTATTTAAAACAATAAATTTGATTGATTAAATAATTTAAATCCTTAATTAGTTGAAATAATTTATTATTTATTAAATTATAAATTTCTAAGTTTAATATGAGAATTTAAAATATAAGTTTTATTCAGATATATTTACTTTTTTCACATATTTTTACAACTTAAATATATTTATTTTTGTTTGTTATTAAGTTTTTTTAATTTTTCAATATTTTTTAGATTAAGCTTTTATGGCTTGTTCTGGGGATTACTTCAAATTGAATACAATTATATAGAAAATAGTTTTAATATAGATTCTTAAGTTTAAATGTTTAAAAAATATTTTAAAACGGGAAAAAATTGGATATTGTTTTTTTTTTATTTTAAAATTTTTAAAAATGAAAAGATGATTTTTTTTATATTTGGAAATGTTTAAAATTAGAATAATAAAAATAGGTTTATTTATTTTTAGAAGTATTTAAATTTAGAATAATAAAAAAGGAGTATTATATATTTTTAAAAAATATTTAAAGGAAAAATAAAAATATTTTAAAAAATAATTGAATGAAATAGTTTTTTTAAATGGATTATTCTTTTCTACCAATTGCACATAAATATGTTGTTTTGGTGTTGGTAAATGTTGTAACGTCTTTAAAGCCTGCCTCTGCTAACATTTCACCAAGTTCATCTTCGGATAAGATAGTCATGTCCAATAATTCAATTCTATTTCCCATTCTTTCTTCTAGTCCCTCATCTTTCCTCTCTTCATTACAGATGAAAATTGCACCATCTTTTTTAAGGACTCTGTGAATTTCTTTAAAATCGTTTAAAAGATCTGGCCAGAAGTATATGGTTTCAAATCCGCTTACAATATCAAAACTTTCATCATCAAAAGGAAGTTCTGAAACAGATCCCTGAAGTATCTTAACTTGACCTTTTTCAATTTCTTCTTTATTGTATTTTTCAGATTCCTTAACACTAGTCTTGGAGTAGTCTATTCCATAGACCTTTCCGTTAGTCATACCTGCAAACCTTTTAACATTAACTCCTCCACCACAACCAATGTCTAATATGTCATCATCTTCACATACGTTTAAATGACTTACGCCCCATTGTGCTAAGTTTTCATGGGACTTATTCATTCTTTGAATCATTTTCTCTCCAAGTTCTCCTTCAGGTTTACGGCAGTTAAGAACTAGTTCGTCTGATTCTTTTTCTTTAATTTCTTTAAAGTCTTTATCTGACATTTGGTTATCGTTTGCACTCATAATTATTACCTTAATTATTGTTTAAATTTAGAATTAGATTAACAATATAATATAGTTTATATTATACTTATAATTTTTAAAGCTTATTGATTTTAAACTTTTAATTATTATATTTTTTTTATAAAAATTAGTAATGGTCTTTAAAATTAAAATCTTACATATTAAAATTCTTTACTGTAAACTTTAATATTAGGTTAAAATCAGAAAATGGATATTAAAATAAGTGTTGCTTGGTTAAAGATATTTTTCTATAAAAAAGGTAGAG
Proteins encoded:
- a CDS encoding sodium-dependent transporter; translation: MASQNQKVCQWDSTLSFIMAMIGSAIGLGNIWRYPYVVYSNGGGAFLIPYLISILLMALPYLYLEYAVGFEFKTSVPNMFKKVKSKLEVVGWFICLTSFLILCYYIVIIAWDLIYFLLSFSKGWGTNPGNFYTNTLLHSTTSISGLSTVIWPIVISLLVLWVIIWYISHQNLNNGIGKFSKVLIPALMGIMAIVIIYGVSLPGSYIGIQTLLTPKWDALFDPNIWLAAAGQILFSLSLGWGVVSTYSSYLPEDSQLIKNGAIVAISNCGFEFFTAIGVFSILGFMSLSQGVPIDQVITQGSGLIFVAFPTVFNIMGNFAYVLAPLFFLCVLFAGITTTISLLEPLSLGITRKFKIRRKVIVTVLCIIGFGLSFVYATGLGNYLLTIADSFLNEFAVLFGIVLECLIFGWLYNIDKLLDIVNRNAKYKFGSWWKYLIKYVIPIIFIALWLNGIYTLITTNNLFSITVQGIIAAILIVLPIVLTLLPKSDKKLEIECD
- a CDS encoding class I SAM-dependent methyltransferase, whose product is MSANDNQMSDKDFKEIKEKESDELVLNCRKPEGELGEKMIQRMNKSHENLAQWGVSHLNVCEDDDILDIGCGGGVNVKRFAGMTNGKVYGIDYSKTSVKESEKYNKEEIEKGQVKILQGSVSELPFDDESFDIVSGFETIYFWPDLLNDFKEIHRVLKKDGAIFICNEERKDEGLEERMGNRIELLDMTILSEDELGEMLAEAGFKDVTTFTNTKTTYLCAIGRKE